One part of the Odontesthes bonariensis isolate fOdoBon6 chromosome 15, fOdoBon6.hap1, whole genome shotgun sequence genome encodes these proteins:
- the serpinb1 gene encoding leukocyte elastase inhibitor isoform X2 encodes MSCGRPTRTRALLRGSPASLRVLLSFFLALSLCELSVPPEENQNCTSSVMAANTDFGLELLRTLSQANPTGNIFVSPLSISSALAMVYLGARGDTAAQMAKALAFSSGDDVHADFQTHNASINSPAASYILKLANRLYGETTAKFLPEFLAATEKYYQADLSAVDFIGAPEACRAEINSWVEEQTENKIKELLKPGTVTTMTRLALVNAIYFKGNWKNRFDVVNTKEMPFKVNENETKTVQMMYQMKKLPYSFIPEHDLHVLELPYVDNELSMFILLPEDSEHGCTPLLRLEKALTQEKLNDWTDRENMDLDMDIVIHLPKFKLEEDYELNEPLAHMGMKDVFCSAKADLSGMNGEGGLFLSTVAHKAFVEVNEEGTEAAAATAGVATFCMLREQHFMADHPFLFFIRHNKTKSILFLGRFSSPQ; translated from the exons ATGAGCTGCGGCCGCCCGACACGAACACGCGCACTTTTAAGGGGAAGTCCTGCGTCTCTCCgcgttttgctttcttttttcctcgCGCTGAGTTTATGCGAGCTGAGCGTGCCTCCAGAAGAGAATCAG AACTGCACATCATCAGTCATGGCCGCCAACACAGATTTTGGCCTGGAGTTGCTCCGCACCCTGAGCCAGGCAAACCCCACCGGGAACATCTTCGTCTCCCCGCTGAGCATCAGCTCAGCCCTGGCGATGGTTTACCTGGGAGCCAGAGGAGACACCGCCGCTCAGATGGCAAAG GCCCTCGCATTCAGCTCCGGTGATGACGTTCATGCAGATTTCCAGACACACAACGCCAGCATCAACTCCCCAGCTGCGTCATACATCCTGAAGCTCGCCAACCGTCTTTATGGAGAAACCACCGCTAAGTTTCTCCCT GAATTTCTGGCAGCCACCGAAAAGTACTACCAGGCTGACCTGAGTGCTGTGGATTTCATCGGAGCTCCAGAGGCCTGCAGAGCTGAGATCAACAGCTGGGTGGAGGAGCAGACGGAAA ATAAGATAAAAGAGCTTCTGAAGCCAGGAACGGTCACCACAATGACAAGATTGGCTCTGGTCAATGCCATCTACTTCAAGGGAAACTGGAAGAACCGCTTTGATGTGGTGAACACCAAAGAGATGCCCTTTAAAGTCAACGAG AACGAGACAAAGACGGTCCAGATGATGTACCAGATGAAGAAGCTGCCCTACAGCTTCATCCCCGAACACGACCTGCACGTCCTGGAGCTGCCGTACGTGGATAACGAGCTCAGCATGTTCATCCTGCTGCCTGAAGACTCCGAGCACGGCTGTACGCCTCTGCTGAGG CTGGAGAAGGCGCTGACGCAGGAGAAGCTGAACGACTGGACCGACAGGGAAAACATGGACTTGGACATGGACATCGTCATCCACCTGCCAAAGTTCAAGCTGGAGGAAGACTACGAGCTGAACGAGCCCCTGGCTCACATGGGCATGAAAGATGTGTTCTGCTCAGCCAAGGCCGACCTGTCTGGCATGAACGGCGAGGGGGGGCTCTTCTTGTCTACGGTGGCCCACAAGGCCTTCGTGGAGGTGAACGAAGAGGGCACCGAAGCAGCCGCCGCCACAGCCGGCGTGGCGACGTTCTGCATGCTGAGGGAGCAACACTTCATGGCCGACCACCCCTTCCTCTTCTTCATCAGGCACAATAAGACCAAGTCCATCCTCTTCCTCGGCAGGTTCTCTTCTCCTCAGTAG
- the serpinb1 gene encoding leukocyte elastase inhibitor isoform X1 produces MSCGRPTRTRALLRGSPASLRVLLSFFLALSLCELSVPPEENQQNCTSSVMAANTDFGLELLRTLSQANPTGNIFVSPLSISSALAMVYLGARGDTAAQMAKALAFSSGDDVHADFQTHNASINSPAASYILKLANRLYGETTAKFLPEFLAATEKYYQADLSAVDFIGAPEACRAEINSWVEEQTENKIKELLKPGTVTTMTRLALVNAIYFKGNWKNRFDVVNTKEMPFKVNENETKTVQMMYQMKKLPYSFIPEHDLHVLELPYVDNELSMFILLPEDSEHGCTPLLRLEKALTQEKLNDWTDRENMDLDMDIVIHLPKFKLEEDYELNEPLAHMGMKDVFCSAKADLSGMNGEGGLFLSTVAHKAFVEVNEEGTEAAAATAGVATFCMLREQHFMADHPFLFFIRHNKTKSILFLGRFSSPQ; encoded by the exons ATGAGCTGCGGCCGCCCGACACGAACACGCGCACTTTTAAGGGGAAGTCCTGCGTCTCTCCgcgttttgctttcttttttcctcgCGCTGAGTTTATGCGAGCTGAGCGTGCCTCCAGAAGAGAATCAG CAGAACTGCACATCATCAGTCATGGCCGCCAACACAGATTTTGGCCTGGAGTTGCTCCGCACCCTGAGCCAGGCAAACCCCACCGGGAACATCTTCGTCTCCCCGCTGAGCATCAGCTCAGCCCTGGCGATGGTTTACCTGGGAGCCAGAGGAGACACCGCCGCTCAGATGGCAAAG GCCCTCGCATTCAGCTCCGGTGATGACGTTCATGCAGATTTCCAGACACACAACGCCAGCATCAACTCCCCAGCTGCGTCATACATCCTGAAGCTCGCCAACCGTCTTTATGGAGAAACCACCGCTAAGTTTCTCCCT GAATTTCTGGCAGCCACCGAAAAGTACTACCAGGCTGACCTGAGTGCTGTGGATTTCATCGGAGCTCCAGAGGCCTGCAGAGCTGAGATCAACAGCTGGGTGGAGGAGCAGACGGAAA ATAAGATAAAAGAGCTTCTGAAGCCAGGAACGGTCACCACAATGACAAGATTGGCTCTGGTCAATGCCATCTACTTCAAGGGAAACTGGAAGAACCGCTTTGATGTGGTGAACACCAAAGAGATGCCCTTTAAAGTCAACGAG AACGAGACAAAGACGGTCCAGATGATGTACCAGATGAAGAAGCTGCCCTACAGCTTCATCCCCGAACACGACCTGCACGTCCTGGAGCTGCCGTACGTGGATAACGAGCTCAGCATGTTCATCCTGCTGCCTGAAGACTCCGAGCACGGCTGTACGCCTCTGCTGAGG CTGGAGAAGGCGCTGACGCAGGAGAAGCTGAACGACTGGACCGACAGGGAAAACATGGACTTGGACATGGACATCGTCATCCACCTGCCAAAGTTCAAGCTGGAGGAAGACTACGAGCTGAACGAGCCCCTGGCTCACATGGGCATGAAAGATGTGTTCTGCTCAGCCAAGGCCGACCTGTCTGGCATGAACGGCGAGGGGGGGCTCTTCTTGTCTACGGTGGCCCACAAGGCCTTCGTGGAGGTGAACGAAGAGGGCACCGAAGCAGCCGCCGCCACAGCCGGCGTGGCGACGTTCTGCATGCTGAGGGAGCAACACTTCATGGCCGACCACCCCTTCCTCTTCTTCATCAGGCACAATAAGACCAAGTCCATCCTCTTCCTCGGCAGGTTCTCTTCTCCTCAGTAG
- the LOC142400814 gene encoding GDP-L-fucose synthase-like — MSSQGECVATMRVLVTGGSGLVGRAIQHVVKEEGGAKEGEEWIFLSSKDANLMNMTETRAVFEKHRPTHVIHLAAMVGGLFKNMKHNLDFWRNNIYINDNVLQAAHEAGVAKVVSCLSTCIFPDKTTYPIDETMIHNGPPHESNFGYAYAKRMIDVQNRAYFQQHGRCYTAAIPTNVFGPHDNFSIEDGHVLPGLIHKAYTAQKEGKPLVVWGSGAPRRQFIYSLDLARLFIWVLREYPEVDPIVLSVGEEDEVSIKEAADAVVESLSFKGEVIFDTSKADGQFKKTASNAKLRRYLPDFRFTPFKQALKETCDWFVANYDTARK, encoded by the exons ATGAGCTCTCAGGGTGAATGCGTTGCCACCATGAGGGTGTTGGTGACCGGAGGCTCCGGCTTGGTGGGAAGGGCCATACAACACGTGGTTAAAGAGGAGGGTGGAGCCAAGGAGGGAGAAGAATGGATATTTCTGTCCAGCAAAGATGCCAACCTCAT GAACATGACGGAGACGCGGGCGGTGTTTGAGAAGCATCGGCCCACCCACGTCATCCACCTGGCCGCCATGGTGGGGGGACTTTTTAAGAACATGAAGCACAATCTGGACTTTTGG AGAAACAATATCTACATCAACGACAATGTGCTGCAGGCAGCGCATGAAGCAGGTGTGGCCAAGGTGGTTTCCTGTCTGTCCACCTGCATCTTTCCCGATAAGACCACCTACCCGATAGATGAGACCATG ATCCACAATGGTCCACCCCACGAGTCCAACTTTGGCTATGCCTATGCAAAAAGGATGATCGATGTTCAGAACAG GGCTTATTTCCAGCAGCACGGACGCTGCTACACAGCTGCCATTCCCACAAATGTTTTCGGTCCTCACGACAACTTCAGCATAGAGGATGGTCACGTGCTGCCGGGCCTCATACACAAAGCTTACACCGCCCAAA AGGAGGGGAAACCCCTGGTGGTCTGGGGCTCCGGCGCTCCCAGGCGGCAGTTCATCTACTCCTTGGACTTGGCTCGCCTCTTCATCTGGGTGCTGAGGGAGTATCCAGAGGTCGATCCCATCGTTCTCTCCG TCGGCGAGGAAGACGAAGTGTCCATCAAAGAAGCAGCAGATGCGGTGGTTGAATCTTTGAGCTTTAAAGGAGAAGTCATC TTCGACACCAGCAAAGCAGATGGCCAGTTCAAGAAAACGGCCAGCAATGCAAAGCTGCGCCGCTACCTGCCGGACTTCAGATTCACACCCTTCAAACAAG CTCTGAAGGAAACCTGCGATTGGTTCGTTGCCAACTACGACACGGCCCGGAAGTGA